The proteins below are encoded in one region of Apium graveolens cultivar Ventura chromosome 4, ASM990537v1, whole genome shotgun sequence:
- the LOC141717713 gene encoding uncharacterized protein LOC141717713: MGSSSGEWLEKALLELCNNKNNPGLGLELDSDLISGLVSYCECASPLDAKEYLDNIIGQEAGKGVIEEYLKRRGHFDIDNTTSDGAGLKLHAYVKPPSNESSSSGVKKPSRVQREAPVSFKKDYVVQTERVESKTTEKGNLKKKKSGKVISLAEAAKGSIVYQQGKPCSCQARRHRLISNCLSCGKIVCEQEGEGPCNFCGALVLREGSTYAGLEVTPLPLSETEVAAQAYAKRLVDYDRNSAARTTVIDDQSDYYNVEGSTWISPEEKELLRKKQEEIEVDERAKRSKVVMSFDLVGRKVLMNGDAISEEFQNSLLLRPADEREANRIKPNPSLTLQPVFVDPGPSKKSTKALRTGISNGLCLEISGRIQHESKELNVL, encoded by the exons ATGGGATCATCATCAGGAGAATGGCTAGAGAAAGCTTTACTCGAACTATGCAATAACAAGAACAATCCGGGTCTGGGTCTTGAATTGGATTCGGATCTTATTTCGGGTCTTGTCTCTTACTGTGAATGCGCTTCTCCACTCGACGCCAAAGAATATCTTGAC AATATCATTGGCCAGGAGGCTGGCAAAGGTGTCATTGAGGAATACTTAAAGAGAAGAGGGCATTTTGACATAGACAACACTACTTCAGACGGTGCAGGCTTGAAGTTACACGCTTATGTCAAACCACCATCCAATGAAAGTTCAAGCAGTGGTGTTAAAAAACCATCCAGAGTACAGAGAGAGGCTCCCGTCTCCTTTAAGAAGGATTATGTGGTCCAGACAGAGAGAGTGGAATCGAAAACCACTGAAAAGGGAAATTTAAAGAAGAAAAAATCGGGAAAGGTTATTTCTCTTGCAGAAGCTGCCAAGGGGTCTATAGTTTATCAGCAGGGTAAACCATGTTCATGTCAAGCTCGAAGGCACAGGCTTATAAGTAATTGCTTATCCTGTGGAAAGATTGTATGCGAGCAGGAAGGAGAGGGCCCCTGCAACTTTTGCGGTGCTCTTGTCTTGAGGGAAGGAAGCACGTATGCTGGCTTGGAAGTAACTCCACTACCTCTTTCTGAAACTGAGGTGGCAGCTCAAGCCTATGCTAAGAGATTGGTAGACTATGACCGAAACTCTGCAGCACGTACAACAGTTATAGATGACCAAAGTGACTACTACAACGTTGAGGGGAGTACCTGGATTTCTCCAGAG GAAAAAGAACTCCTAAGGAAGAAACAGGAGGAGATCGAGGTTGATGAGCGAGCCAAGCGTAGTAAAGTTGTCATGAGTTTTGATCTGGTTGGCCGCAAG GTGCTTATGAATGGAGATGCTATATCTGAAGAATTTCAAAATAGTTTACTGCTTCGACCAGCTGATGAAAGAGAAGCAAATCGAATCAAACCAAACCCAAGCCTTACTTTGCAACCAGTTTTTGTGGACCCAGGTCCCAGCAAGAAATCTACTAAGGCGTTGAGGACAGGTATATCTAATGGTTTGTGCTTGGAGATTAGTGGAAGGATTCAGCACGAATCTAAGGAGTTAAACGTTCTATGA